The genomic segment CGCCTGACTTAACGAGAAGCAGAAGAGGGGCGCGGATGAGGTCCGCACCCCTCGTGTCTCAAAGTTTTAGGCCTTCGCCAGCTTGTCCTGCGTCTTGGTGTCGAAGTCGCTGGCGTCGTGGCGCTCGTGCAGTTGGGTCTCCGGGTCGCCGCTGGTGCGGTTGACCATGCGGCCGCGCTTCACGGCGGGGCGCGCATAGAGCTGGTCGGCCCAGCGCAGCAGGTTCTTGTATTCGTGCACGGCGAGGAATTCGCCAGCGCCGTAGTTCCAGCCCTTCACCAGGCCGCCATACCAGGGCCAGATCGCCATGTCGGCGATGCTGTATTCGCTGCCGGCGATATATTCGTGCTCGGCCAGCTGCCGATCGAGCACGTCGAGCTGGCGCTTGGTTTCCATGGCGTAGCGGTCGATGGCATATTCGATCTTCGTCGGTGCATAGGCATAGAAATGTCCCAGGCCGCCGCCGACGAAGGGCGCGCTGCCCATCTGCCAGAACAGCCATGACAGCGTCTCTGCGCGCGCCGCTTGTTCGGTCGGCAGGAAGGCGTCGAATTTTTCCGCCAGATGCATCAGGATGGCGCCGGATTCGAACACGCGGATCGGCGTCTTGCCGCTGCGATCCACTAGGGCCGGAATCTTGGAGTTCGGGTTGACGGCGACGAAGCCGCTGCCGAATTGATCGCCTTCACCGATCTTGATCAGCCAGGCATCATATTCGGCGTCGCTGTGTCCCGCCGCCAGCAGTTCCTCCAGCATGATCGTCACCTTCACGCCATTGGGCGTGCCGAGCGAATAGAGCTGCAGCGGGTGCTTGCCGATCGGCAGTTCCTTGTCGTGGGTCGGCCCGGCGATCGGGCGATTGATGTTGGCGAACTGCCCGCCATTGCCCTTGTTCCAGGTCCAGACTTTGGGCGGCGTGTATTCGGATGTCTCTGCCATGTTCGGCTCCGCTGATGGATGGATGATTGGTAATCTGGGTGCTTGTTATGCGAACGACAATCGGGCTGATCGGTTTTCTGAAGGGGACGTCTAATTCACCCGTTGGTCGTAGCTCTGCTGCGCATCGATGACGGCAGCGAAATTGTTTTCGGCCCAGAGACGCAGGGCATCGACGGCCTGTGCCAAGGTGCGGCCGAGTGGGGTGATCGCATATTCGACTGTCACTGGAACGGTGGCTATGGCGGTGCGTGTCACGAGGCCGTCGCGCTCCAGGCTTTTCAATGTGTGCGACGCCATTTTTTGCGACAGGCCGTCGATCTCACGGCGCAGCTGATTAAACCGCTGCGGTCCGCGATCGAGGAGGCCCAGGATCAGCACGGCCCATTTGTCGGCGACGCGATCGAGCACCATCCGGGTCGGGCAGAGGGCGGAATAGGGGTTGGGCGGCAGGGTATCGCCAGAGGCGGTTTCGGTGAGGTGACTTAAGCGCATCGTGGTGCCTTCTTTACAGCAAGATATCTATACAGCATCTAGTATCCATTGGAAACCAATAGAAGGATACTGTCATGAAAATCGCTCTTATCGGCGCCACCGGGAACGCCGGCTCGCGCATTCTGGCCGAACTTTCCCAGCGTGGTCATAAGGTTACGGCGATCGTCCGGAAGCCGGAAGCCGTGCCGGCGCTGCCCGGCGTCACCGCCCAGAAGGGCGATGCCGACGATCAGGCGGCGCTGGCCAAATTGCTCGCGGGCCATGACGCGGTGATCAGCTCGGTGCATTTCTCGGCCAGCGACCCGCATAAGCTGATCGAAGCGGTGCGCGCTTCGGGCGTGAAGCGCTATCTGGTGGTCGGCGGCGCTAGCAGTCTGGAAGTGGCGCCGGGGGTGAAACTCATTGATACGCCAGAGTTTCCGGCGATTTACAAAGTCGAGGCCTCGGCCGGTAACGTCTTCCTCGACCTCCTGCGCCCCGAAAAAGAGCTCGACTGGACCTTCCTGTCGCCATCGGCCGTGTTTACCGCCGGCGAGCGCACCGGCAAGTTCCGCCTGGGCAAGGACACGCTCCTCACCAACGACAAGGGCAGCAGCATTTCCTTTGAGGATTATGCCATCGCCTTGGCCGATGAGCTTGAATCGCCAAGACATTCTCGCCAGCGCTTCACCGTCGGCTACTAACCGATTTGAGGGCGGGGCGGGGCGGAAAAAGGTCGGAAAACGCGCCGATCCACATCCAAAAACTTGCCCCGACTCGCCCCTTCCATTACCCGTGCGGCCATGAGCAAAAACGTCACGCCGCCGAGCGCGTCGGGTGGTTCCGGCGCCGATATCGTTTCGCTGAAAGATGCGCTCGAAGAGCGTTATCTCGCCTACGCGCTTTCCACCATCATGGGCCGCGCCCTGCCGGACGCGCGCGACGGCTTGAAGCCGGTGCATCGCCGTATTCTTTACGGCATGCACATCCTCAAGCTCGATCCGGGCACCGCCTTTAAGAAATGCGCCAAGATCGTCGGCGACGTGATGGGTTCGTTCCATCCGCACGGCGACCAGGCGATCTATGACGCGCTGGTGCGTCTCGCCCAGGATTTCTCCTCGCGCTATCCGCTGATCGAGGGGCAGGGCAATTTCGGCAACGTCGATGGCGATAGCCCGGCGGCCTATCGTTACACCGAAGCGCGCATGACCGAAGTGGCGCGCATGCTGCTCGAAGGCATCGATGAGGATGCCATCGACTTCCGCGAGAATTACTCCGGCGACCAGAAAGAGCCGATCGTTCTGCCGGCGGCTTTTCCGAACCTGCTCGGCAATGGCGCGCAGGGCATCGCGGTGGGCATGGCGACATCGATCCCGCCGCATAATATCGGCGAGCTGTGCGATGCCGCCCTCTATCTGGTGAACCATCCGAAGGCCAATTCGGATCAGCTGAGTGCCTTCGTGCCGGGACCGGATTTTCCGACCGGCGGCATTATCGTCGACACGCCCGAACAGATCCAGGAAGCCTATCGCACCGGCCGCGGCTCTTTCCGCATCCGCTCGCGTTGGGAGAAGGAAGAGGGCGCGCGCGGCACCTGGAACATCGTCGTCACCGAAATTCCTTATATGGTGCAGAAGAGCCGGCTCATCGAAAAGATGGCCGAGCTGATCAACGACAAGAAACTGCCCCTCGTCGCCGACATTCGCGATGAATCGGCGGAGGACGTGCGGGTTGTCATCGAGCCGCGCTCGCGCACGGTTGACCCGGCGGTGATGATGGAGACCCTGTTCAAGCTGACCGAGCTTGAAAGCCGTTTCCCGCTCAATATGAACGTGCTGGTCGATGGCGTTGTGCCCCGCGTGGTGTCGCTGTCGGAAGCGCTGAAGCAATGGCTCGACCATCGCCGCACCGTGCTGGTGCGCCGTTCGCGCAATCGTCTCGGCCAGATTGAACACCGGTTGGAAGTTCTGGCCGGCATGATCATCGTCTACCTCAATCTCGACGAGGTGATCCGCATCATCCGCGAGGAGGATGAGCCGAAGGATGCGCTGAAGGTCCGCTTCGAACTCTCCGACGTGCAGGCCAATTACATCCTCGACACGCGACTGCGCTCCTTGCGCCGCCTGGAAGAGATGCAGCTCAAGAAAGAGCACGACGACCTTACGCAGGAGAAGGGTGGCATCGAGGAACTGCTGGCGGACGAAGCCAAGCAGTGGAAAGTCATCACCATCCAAATTCGCGACATGAAGAAGAAGTTCGCCACCGATGCCAAGCTCGGCAAACGGCGCACGACCTTCGAGACCGCGCCTGTCACCGCCGATATCGATCTCACCGAAGCGCTGATTGAGCGCGAGCCGATCACCGTCGTCCTGTCCGAAAAGGGCTGGGTGCGGACCATGCGGGGCCATCAGGCCGATCTGTCGTCGCTCGCCTTCAAGGGCGATGATTATCTGAAGACCGCCTTCTTCACCGAGACGACGCAGAAGATCCTGCTGTTTGCCACCAACGGCAAAGTGTTCACGCTCGAGGCGTCGAAACTGCCGAGTGGTCGCGGTTTCGGCGAGCCGGTGCGCCTGATGGTCGATATCGAGGAGGGCGCCGACGTCACCGCGCTCTTCCCCTATCGATCCGGAACGAAAATGCTGGTCTCCTCGTCCGACGGACGCGGGTTCATGGTGTCGCAGGACGAGATGATCGGCAATACGCGCAAGGGCAAATCCCTGCTCAATGTCGATCCGGGCGAGAAGGCCGTCATCATCGTCGAGGCCGATGGCGATCATGTCGCCACCATCGGCGAGAACCGGAAATTGCTGGTCTTCAAGCTCGATGAAGTGCCGGAGATGGCGCGCGGCAAGGGCGTTCGCCTGCAGCGCTACAAGGATGGCAGCATCGCCGACGCGAAAGTGTTCAAGCTGTCGGAAGGACTCACCTGGAAGGACAGCGCCGGGCGCACCTTCACTGTCGAGCGTGGCGAGCTGAAGGAATGGATCGGCGCCCGCGCCGAGGCCGGGCGCCTGCCGCCCAAGGGCTTCCCGAAGACGAATAAGTTCGGGTGAGTTTCAAGCTCTGATGAATTGCAAGTTCTGATAAATTAAAGGCCGCGGCTTAAATGCAGCGGCCTTTTTTATGTCTGCT from the Beijerinckia sp. 28-YEA-48 genome contains:
- a CDS encoding NAD(P)-dependent oxidoreductase, with translation MKIALIGATGNAGSRILAELSQRGHKVTAIVRKPEAVPALPGVTAQKGDADDQAALAKLLAGHDAVISSVHFSASDPHKLIEAVRASGVKRYLVVGGASSLEVAPGVKLIDTPEFPAIYKVEASAGNVFLDLLRPEKELDWTFLSPSAVFTAGERTGKFRLGKDTLLTNDKGSSISFEDYAIALADELESPRHSRQRFTVGY
- the yghU gene encoding glutathione-dependent disulfide-bond oxidoreductase, with protein sequence MAETSEYTPPKVWTWNKGNGGQFANINRPIAGPTHDKELPIGKHPLQLYSLGTPNGVKVTIMLEELLAAGHSDAEYDAWLIKIGEGDQFGSGFVAVNPNSKIPALVDRSGKTPIRVFESGAILMHLAEKFDAFLPTEQAARAETLSWLFWQMGSAPFVGGGLGHFYAYAPTKIEYAIDRYAMETKRQLDVLDRQLAEHEYIAGSEYSIADMAIWPWYGGLVKGWNYGAGEFLAVHEYKNLLRWADQLYARPAVKRGRMVNRTSGDPETQLHERHDASDFDTKTQDKLAKA
- a CDS encoding helix-turn-helix domain-containing protein, which codes for MRLSHLTETASGDTLPPNPYSALCPTRMVLDRVADKWAVLILGLLDRGPQRFNQLRREIDGLSQKMASHTLKSLERDGLVTRTAIATVPVTVEYAITPLGRTLAQAVDALRLWAENNFAAVIDAQQSYDQRVN
- the parC gene encoding DNA topoisomerase IV subunit A gives rise to the protein MSKNVTPPSASGGSGADIVSLKDALEERYLAYALSTIMGRALPDARDGLKPVHRRILYGMHILKLDPGTAFKKCAKIVGDVMGSFHPHGDQAIYDALVRLAQDFSSRYPLIEGQGNFGNVDGDSPAAYRYTEARMTEVARMLLEGIDEDAIDFRENYSGDQKEPIVLPAAFPNLLGNGAQGIAVGMATSIPPHNIGELCDAALYLVNHPKANSDQLSAFVPGPDFPTGGIIVDTPEQIQEAYRTGRGSFRIRSRWEKEEGARGTWNIVVTEIPYMVQKSRLIEKMAELINDKKLPLVADIRDESAEDVRVVIEPRSRTVDPAVMMETLFKLTELESRFPLNMNVLVDGVVPRVVSLSEALKQWLDHRRTVLVRRSRNRLGQIEHRLEVLAGMIIVYLNLDEVIRIIREEDEPKDALKVRFELSDVQANYILDTRLRSLRRLEEMQLKKEHDDLTQEKGGIEELLADEAKQWKVITIQIRDMKKKFATDAKLGKRRTTFETAPVTADIDLTEALIEREPITVVLSEKGWVRTMRGHQADLSSLAFKGDDYLKTAFFTETTQKILLFATNGKVFTLEASKLPSGRGFGEPVRLMVDIEEGADVTALFPYRSGTKMLVSSSDGRGFMVSQDEMIGNTRKGKSLLNVDPGEKAVIIVEADGDHVATIGENRKLLVFKLDEVPEMARGKGVRLQRYKDGSIADAKVFKLSEGLTWKDSAGRTFTVERGELKEWIGARAEAGRLPPKGFPKTNKFG